The following coding sequences are from one Salinicoccus sp. Bachu38 window:
- a CDS encoding methionine ABC transporter ATP-binding protein, whose product MIDIRKATKIFKTKNNTIQAVDDVNLHIREGEIFGVIGYSGAGKSTLIRMLNGLEQPSSGEVVIGEDVISSMTRSNLLRKRQKVSMIFQHFNLLWSRTVADNISFPLEIAGVPKKERARRVAELVELVGLTGREDNYPSQLSGGQKQRVGIARALSNRPEVLLCDEATSALDPETTDEVLDLLVKIRDEMDLTIVLITHEMHVIRKICDRAAVMENGRVVETGPVIKLFQNPEHGVTKRFVKDDINDEETALSFEEVREMFPTSKILKLGFVGSQSKAPIVSQVVKKYNLDLNILSGNIKRTNNESYGHLYVAIDIDDADLESLEKELAEHAVTVEVEG is encoded by the coding sequence ATGATCGATATAAGGAAAGCAACGAAAATTTTCAAGACGAAGAACAATACCATCCAGGCCGTGGATGATGTCAACCTTCATATCAGGGAAGGGGAGATATTCGGCGTCATCGGCTATTCGGGAGCAGGCAAATCCACGCTGATCAGAATGCTGAACGGCCTGGAACAGCCCTCCTCGGGCGAAGTGGTGATTGGTGAAGATGTCATCAGTTCGATGACTCGGTCGAATCTGCTCAGGAAACGCCAGAAGGTCTCCATGATCTTCCAGCATTTCAACCTGCTCTGGTCGAGGACCGTCGCCGACAACATCAGCTTCCCACTGGAGATCGCCGGTGTGCCGAAGAAGGAGCGTGCGCGCCGTGTGGCGGAACTGGTGGAGCTTGTCGGCCTCACGGGGCGTGAAGACAACTATCCAAGCCAGCTTTCGGGTGGACAGAAGCAGCGGGTCGGCATTGCGAGGGCGCTCTCCAACAGGCCCGAAGTGCTCCTTTGTGATGAGGCGACGAGTGCGCTCGATCCTGAAACGACGGATGAGGTGCTCGACCTGCTGGTAAAAATACGTGATGAAATGGATCTGACCATCGTCCTCATCACGCATGAGATGCATGTCATCCGCAAGATATGCGACCGGGCGGCAGTGATGGAGAACGGCCGGGTCGTGGAGACCGGACCGGTGATAAAGCTGTTCCAGAATCCGGAGCATGGCGTGACGAAACGCTTTGTCAAAGATGACATCAACGATGAGGAGACGGCCCTGTCATTCGAGGAGGTCAGGGAGATGTTCCCGACTTCGAAAATACTCAAGCTCGGCTTTGTCGGTTCACAGTCGAAAGCGCCGATCGTCTCGCAGGTCGTCAAGAAATACAATCTCGACCTGAACATCCTTTCGGGCAACATCAAGCGGACGAATAATGAGTCCTATGGCCACCTGTATGTGGCGATCGATATTGATGATGCGGACCTTGAAAGCCTGGAGAAGGAACTGGCTGAGCATGCTGTGACAGTGGAGGTGGAAGGATGA